One window of Falco peregrinus isolate bFalPer1 chromosome 17, bFalPer1.pri, whole genome shotgun sequence genomic DNA carries:
- the SLC39A14 gene encoding metal cation symporter ZIP14 isoform X2, with the protein MTPSTDSRGCCLLVLLCLLPCPRVWAGRDAVGPALSAASFLQDLLQRYGESETLSLKQLKALLNRLDVGVGHANVSQPPQQHVNLSRCFSSVELFAIHNLSEGSAVGHSEFKEFCPTILQQLESRACASENLENEENEQTEESRPSSAEVWGFGFLSVSMINVASLLGVFIVPCTEKAFFSRVLTFFIALSIGTLLSNALFQLIPEAFGFNPQEDYYVSKSAVVFGGFYLFFFTEKVLKMLLKQKDQHHHGHSHYGPEALPSKKDQEEGITEKLQNGDLDHMIPHITSELECKTPSGDEKVVVGSLSVQDLQASQSACYWLKEVRYSDIGTLAWMITLSDGLHNFIDGLAIGASFTVSVFQGISTSVAILCEEFPHELGDFVILLNAGMTIRQALFFNFISACCCYVGLAFGIVAGSHFSANWIFALAGGMFLYIALADMFPEMNEVSQEDEQNGSTLITFAIQNAGLLTGFTIMVLLTMYSGQIQIG; encoded by the exons ATGACCCCCAGCACAGACTcccggggctgctgcctgctcgtgctgctctgccttctcccctgCCCACGGGtctgggcaggcagggatgccGTGGGACCGGCGCTCTCCGCAGCCTCCTTCCTGCAGGATCTCCTCCAGCGGTACGGTGAGAGCGAAACCCTGAGCCTGAAGCAGCTCAAGGCCCTGCTGAACCGCCTGGACGTGGGAGTGGGGCACGCCAACGTCTCCCAGCCGCCGCAGCAGCATGTGAACCTCTCCCGG TGCTTCAGCTCCGTCGAGCTTTTTGCCATCCACAACCTGAGCGAGGGCTCCGCCGTGGGGCACAGCGAGTTCAAGGAGTTTTGCCCCaccatcctgcagcagctggagtcGAGGGCGTGCGCCTCTGAGAACctggaaaatgaggaaaacGAGCAGACGGAGGAGAGCAGACCCAGCTCGGCCGAAG TGTGGGGCTTTGGTTTTCTCAGTGTGTCAATGATTAACGTGGCCTCCCTGCTCGGAGTCTTCATCGTACCGTGTACCGAGAAGGCCTTTTTCAGCCGGGTCCTCACGTTTTTCATCGCGCTCTCCATCGGCACGCTGCTCTCTAACGCGCTCTTCCAGCTCATCCCAGAG GCGTTTGGGTTCAACCCTCAAGAAGATTATTACGTTTCCAAATCCGCTGTGGTGTTTGGAGGCTTCTACCTCTTCTTCTTCACAGAGAAGGTCCTGAAGATGCTCCTAAAGCAGAAGGACCAG CATCACCATGGGCACAGCCACTACGGCCCTGAGGCTCTGCCATCCAAGAAGGACCAGGAGGAGGGCATCACTGAGAAGCTGCAGAACGGGGACCTGGACCACATGATCCCACACATAACCAGCGAGCTGGAGTGCAAGACCCCGTCTGGTGATGAGAAGGTTGTGGTGGGCTCCCTGTCTGTCCAG GACCTGCAGGCCTCCCAGAGCGCGTGTTACTGGCTGAAGGAGGTGCGGTACTCCGACATCGGCACGCTGGCGTGGATGATCACCCTCAGCGACGGCCTCCACAACTTCATCGACGGGTTGGCCATCGGGGCTTCCTTTACCGTCTCCGTCTTCCAAGGGATCAGCACCTCTGTGGCCATCCTCTGTGAGGAGTTCCCACACGAGCTGG GGGACTTCGTTATCCTGCTGAACGCCGGGATGACCATCCGCCAAGCGCTCTTCTTCAACTTCATCTCCGCCTGCTGCTGCTACGTGGGCTTGGCCTTTGGCATCGTGGCTGGCAGCCACTTCTCTGCCAACTGGATCTTCGCTCTGGCTGGAGGGATGTTTCTGTACATAGCGCTGGCTGACATG TTCCCCGAAATGAATGAGGTCAGCCAGGAGGACGAGCAGAACGGCAGCACGCTGATCACCTTCGCCATCCAGAACGCAGGGCTGCTGACAGGGTTCACCATCATGGTGCTGCTCACCATGTACTCTGGCCAGATCCAGATAGGGTAG
- the POLR3D gene encoding LOW QUALITY PROTEIN: DNA-directed RNA polymerase III subunit RPC4 (The sequence of the model RefSeq protein was modified relative to this genomic sequence to represent the inferred CDS: inserted 1 base in 1 codon) — translation MAEGGSGDSGSPGSLRPALPGARGLLGRRPPAPPLTPGRLPSIRSRDLTLGGVKKKTFTPNIISRKIKEEPREDVSVKKEKKERERQRDGHSRGRGRPEVIQSHSIFEQGPAEMMKKKAGSWDKTVDMSDFGPSHIINIKKEKRETDEETKQILRMLQKDDFLDDPGLKNDIRNKPVQLPLAHSGWLFKEEAAEQEDPQPWLPGPKDEKMELDPPAVKVKEEPCDEDPLPTPTQSKGPPGFPRDVSVAELLQQLSLSAEEELLFLQLPDTLPGQPPTQDTKPIKTELQNEEGQVVVVKQEKTQEAKQAENTCTLADLPEGQVGKLLIRKSGKVQLVLGKVTLDVTXGTPCSFLQELVSVGIGDNRTGEMIVLGHVKQKLVCSPDFEALLEHRHR, via the exons ATGGCGGAGGGGGGCTCTGGTGACAGTggctccccgggcagcctgcgGCCGGCGCTCCCCGGGGCCCGGGGGCTGCTCGGCaggcgcccccccgccccccccctcacccccggGCGCCTGCCCTCCATCCGCTCCCGCGACCTCACCCTGGGAGGCGTCAAGAAG AAAACCTTCACCCCCAACATAATTAGCAGGAAGATCAAGGAAGA GCCCAGGGAGGATGTCTCCGtcaagaaggagaagaaggagcgGGAGCGGCAGCGCGATGGGCacagccggggccggggccggcccgAGGTTATCCAGTCCCACTCCATCTTCGAGCAGGGCCCCGCTGAAATGATGAAGAAGAAAG ccggCTCCTGGGACAAGACGGTGGACATGTCGGACTTCGGCCCTTCCCACATCATCAACATCAagaaggagaagagggagacGGACGAGGAGACGAAGCAGATCCTGCGGATGCTGCAGAAGGACGAT TTCCTCGACGATCCGGGGCTGAAGAACGACATCCGTAACAAGCCGGTGCAGCTGCCGCTGGCCCACTCGGGCTGGCTCTTCAAGGAGGAGGCAGCGGAGCAGgaggacccccagccctggctgcccgGCCCCAAGGATGAGAAGATGGAGCTGGACCCCCCGGCGGTGAAAG TGAAAGAAGAGCCGTGCGATGAGGACCCCCTACCCACGCCAACGCAGAGCAAGGGCCCCCCCGGTTTCCCCCGGGACGTCTCGGTGGccgagctgctgcagcagctgagcctgTCGGCCGAGGAGGAgctgctcttcctccagctgcccGACACgctgcctggccagcccccCACCCAGGACACCAAACCCATCAAGACGGAGCTGCAAAATGAAGAAGGCCAAGTGGTCGTGGTGAAGCAGGAGAAAACCCAG GAGGCGAAGCAGGCGGAGAACACCTGCACCCTGGCCGACCTCCCCGAGGGGCAGGTGGGGAAACTGCTCATCCGCAAGTCGGGGAAggtgcagctggtgctgggcaagGTGACGCTGGATGTGA ATGGGACCCCCTGCTCCTTCCTACAG gagctggtGTCCGTCGGCATTGGGGACAACCGGACCGGCGAGATGATCGTTCTGGGCCACGTGAAGCAGAAGCTGGTGTGCTCCCCAGACTTCGAGGCTCTGCTGGAGCACCGGCACCGGTAG
- the SLC39A14 gene encoding metal cation symporter ZIP14 isoform X3, translating into MRKTSRRRRADPARPKLKHPERWERHSGAARPAPAWGHRPGASLFHLPESRVSGSSPSPRAESLVWGYGFLCVTVISLCSLVGASVVPFMKKTFYKRLLLYFIALAIGTLYSNALFQLIPEAFGFNPQEDYYVSKSAVVFGGFYLFFFTEKVLKMLLKQKDQHHHGHSHYGPEALPSKKDQEEGITEKLQNGDLDHMIPHITSELECKTPSGDEKVVVGSLSVQDLQASQSACYWLKEVRYSDIGTLAWMITLSDGLHNFIDGLAIGASFTVSVFQGISTSVAILCEEFPHELGDFVILLNAGMTIRQALFFNFISACCCYVGLAFGIVAGSHFSANWIFALAGGMFLYIALADMFPEMNEVSQEDEQNGSTLITFAIQNAGLLTGFTIMVLLTMYSGQIQIG; encoded by the exons atgaggaaaacGAGCAGACGGAGGAGAGCAGACCCAGCTCGGCCGAAG TTGAAGCATCCAGAGCGCTGGGAGAGACACTCCGGTGCCGCGAGGCCGGCCCCGGCGTGGGGGCATAGACCCGGAGCCAGCCTCTTCCACCTGCCCGAATCCAGGGTCTCGGGGTCCTCCCCGTCTCCCCGCGCCGAGAGCCTCG TCTGGGGTTACGGTTTCCTCTGCGTCACCGTCATCTCCCTCTGCTCGCTGGTGGGAGCCAGTGTGGTGCCCTTCATGAAGAAGACCTTTTACAAGCGGCTGCTCCTCTACTTCATAGCTCTGGCGATTGGAACTCTCTACTCCAACGCCCTCTTCCAGCTCATTCCCGAG GCGTTTGGGTTCAACCCTCAAGAAGATTATTACGTTTCCAAATCCGCTGTGGTGTTTGGAGGCTTCTACCTCTTCTTCTTCACAGAGAAGGTCCTGAAGATGCTCCTAAAGCAGAAGGACCAG CATCACCATGGGCACAGCCACTACGGCCCTGAGGCTCTGCCATCCAAGAAGGACCAGGAGGAGGGCATCACTGAGAAGCTGCAGAACGGGGACCTGGACCACATGATCCCACACATAACCAGCGAGCTGGAGTGCAAGACCCCGTCTGGTGATGAGAAGGTTGTGGTGGGCTCCCTGTCTGTCCAG GACCTGCAGGCCTCCCAGAGCGCGTGTTACTGGCTGAAGGAGGTGCGGTACTCCGACATCGGCACGCTGGCGTGGATGATCACCCTCAGCGACGGCCTCCACAACTTCATCGACGGGTTGGCCATCGGGGCTTCCTTTACCGTCTCCGTCTTCCAAGGGATCAGCACCTCTGTGGCCATCCTCTGTGAGGAGTTCCCACACGAGCTGG GGGACTTCGTTATCCTGCTGAACGCCGGGATGACCATCCGCCAAGCGCTCTTCTTCAACTTCATCTCCGCCTGCTGCTGCTACGTGGGCTTGGCCTTTGGCATCGTGGCTGGCAGCCACTTCTCTGCCAACTGGATCTTCGCTCTGGCTGGAGGGATGTTTCTGTACATAGCGCTGGCTGACATG TTCCCCGAAATGAATGAGGTCAGCCAGGAGGACGAGCAGAACGGCAGCACGCTGATCACCTTCGCCATCCAGAACGCAGGGCTGCTGACAGGGTTCACCATCATGGTGCTGCTCACCATGTACTCTGGCCAGATCCAGATAGGGTAG
- the SLC39A14 gene encoding metal cation symporter ZIP14 isoform X1, with the protein MTPSTDSRGCCLLVLLCLLPCPRVWAGRDAVGPALSAASFLQDLLQRYGESETLSLKQLKALLNRLDVGVGHANVSQPPQQHVNLSRCFSSVELFAIHNLSEGSAVGHSEFKEFCPTILQQLESRACASENLENEENEQTEESRPSSAEVWGYGFLCVTVISLCSLVGASVVPFMKKTFYKRLLLYFIALAIGTLYSNALFQLIPEAFGFNPQEDYYVSKSAVVFGGFYLFFFTEKVLKMLLKQKDQHHHGHSHYGPEALPSKKDQEEGITEKLQNGDLDHMIPHITSELECKTPSGDEKVVVGSLSVQDLQASQSACYWLKEVRYSDIGTLAWMITLSDGLHNFIDGLAIGASFTVSVFQGISTSVAILCEEFPHELGDFVILLNAGMTIRQALFFNFISACCCYVGLAFGIVAGSHFSANWIFALAGGMFLYIALADMFPEMNEVSQEDEQNGSTLITFAIQNAGLLTGFTIMVLLTMYSGQIQIG; encoded by the exons ATGACCCCCAGCACAGACTcccggggctgctgcctgctcgtgctgctctgccttctcccctgCCCACGGGtctgggcaggcagggatgccGTGGGACCGGCGCTCTCCGCAGCCTCCTTCCTGCAGGATCTCCTCCAGCGGTACGGTGAGAGCGAAACCCTGAGCCTGAAGCAGCTCAAGGCCCTGCTGAACCGCCTGGACGTGGGAGTGGGGCACGCCAACGTCTCCCAGCCGCCGCAGCAGCATGTGAACCTCTCCCGG TGCTTCAGCTCCGTCGAGCTTTTTGCCATCCACAACCTGAGCGAGGGCTCCGCCGTGGGGCACAGCGAGTTCAAGGAGTTTTGCCCCaccatcctgcagcagctggagtcGAGGGCGTGCGCCTCTGAGAACctggaaaatgaggaaaacGAGCAGACGGAGGAGAGCAGACCCAGCTCGGCCGAAG TCTGGGGTTACGGTTTCCTCTGCGTCACCGTCATCTCCCTCTGCTCGCTGGTGGGAGCCAGTGTGGTGCCCTTCATGAAGAAGACCTTTTACAAGCGGCTGCTCCTCTACTTCATAGCTCTGGCGATTGGAACTCTCTACTCCAACGCCCTCTTCCAGCTCATTCCCGAG GCGTTTGGGTTCAACCCTCAAGAAGATTATTACGTTTCCAAATCCGCTGTGGTGTTTGGAGGCTTCTACCTCTTCTTCTTCACAGAGAAGGTCCTGAAGATGCTCCTAAAGCAGAAGGACCAG CATCACCATGGGCACAGCCACTACGGCCCTGAGGCTCTGCCATCCAAGAAGGACCAGGAGGAGGGCATCACTGAGAAGCTGCAGAACGGGGACCTGGACCACATGATCCCACACATAACCAGCGAGCTGGAGTGCAAGACCCCGTCTGGTGATGAGAAGGTTGTGGTGGGCTCCCTGTCTGTCCAG GACCTGCAGGCCTCCCAGAGCGCGTGTTACTGGCTGAAGGAGGTGCGGTACTCCGACATCGGCACGCTGGCGTGGATGATCACCCTCAGCGACGGCCTCCACAACTTCATCGACGGGTTGGCCATCGGGGCTTCCTTTACCGTCTCCGTCTTCCAAGGGATCAGCACCTCTGTGGCCATCCTCTGTGAGGAGTTCCCACACGAGCTGG GGGACTTCGTTATCCTGCTGAACGCCGGGATGACCATCCGCCAAGCGCTCTTCTTCAACTTCATCTCCGCCTGCTGCTGCTACGTGGGCTTGGCCTTTGGCATCGTGGCTGGCAGCCACTTCTCTGCCAACTGGATCTTCGCTCTGGCTGGAGGGATGTTTCTGTACATAGCGCTGGCTGACATG TTCCCCGAAATGAATGAGGTCAGCCAGGAGGACGAGCAGAACGGCAGCACGCTGATCACCTTCGCCATCCAGAACGCAGGGCTGCTGACAGGGTTCACCATCATGGTGCTGCTCACCATGTACTCTGGCCAGATCCAGATAGGGTAG
- the PHYHIP gene encoding phytanoyl-CoA hydroxylase-interacting protein, which produces MELLSTPKNIEINNITCDSFRISWAMEKGDLERVTHYFIDLNKKENKNSNKFKHRDVPTKLVAKAVPLPMTVRGHWFLSPRTEYSVAVQTAVKQSDGEYLVSGWSETVEFCTGDYAKEHLAQLQEKAELIAGRMLRFSVFYRNQHKEYFQHVRMHCGNVMKPSLKDNSGSHGSPTSGMLHGIFFSCNTEFNTGQPPQDSPYGRYRFQIPAQRLFNPNTNLYFADFYCMYTAYHYVVLVLAPKGSSGDIFCRERLPQLDISSNKFLTCCVEEGELVYRHAQDSILEVIYTEPVDLSLGVLGEISGHQLMSLSTANAKKDPSCKTCNISVGR; this is translated from the exons ATGGAGCTGCTTTCCACCCCCAAAAATATCGAGATCAACAACATCACCTGCGATTCTTTCCGCATCTCCTGGGCCATGGAGAAGGGGGACCTGGAGAGGGTCACCCACTACTTCATCGACCTCAACAAGAAGGAGAACAAGAACTCCAACAAGTTCAAGCATCGG GATGTCCCCACCAAGCTGGTGGCCAAGGCGGTGCCGCTGCCCATGACGGTGCGGGGCCACTGGTTCCTGAGCCCCCGCACCGAGTACAGCGTGGCGGTGCAGACGGCCGTCAAGCAAAGCGATGGCGAGTACCTGGTGTCCGGCTGGAGCGAGACGGTGGAGTTTTGCACCGGGG ACTATGCCAAGGAGCACCtggcccagctgcaggagaaagCCGAGCTGATCGCCGGTCGCATGCTGCGCTTCTCCGTCTTCTACCGCAACCAGCACAAGGAGTATTTCCAGCACGTCAG GATGCACTGTGGGAACGTGATGAAGCCGTCGTTGAAGGACAACAGCGGCAGCCACGGTTCGCCCACCAGCGGCATGCTGCACGGCATCTTCTTCAGCTGCAACACCGAATTCAACAccgggcagcccccccaggaCTCGCCCTACGGTCGTTACCGTTTCCAGATCCCGGCTCAACGTCTCTTCAACCCCAACACCAACCTCTACTTCGCGGACTTCTACTGCATGTACACCGCCTACCACTACGTCGTCCTGGTCCTGGCACCCAAGGGTTCCTCAGGAGACATCTTCTGCCGGGAGCGTCTACCCCAACTGGACATTTCCTCCAACAAGTTCCTGACGTGCTGCGTGGAGGAGGGTGAGCTGGTGTACCGCCATGCCCAGGACAGCATCCTGGAGGTCATATACACCGAGCCGGTGGACCTCAGCCTTGGCGTGCTGGGGGAGATCAGCGGGCACCAGCTGATGAGCCTCTCCACCGCCAACGCCAAAAAGGACCCCAGCTGCAAGACGTGCAACATCAGTGTGGGGCGTTAA
- the PIWIL2 gene encoding piwi-like protein 2, giving the protein MLFKGRGNTLPGPPMRHPTVPFRGKPGTTAVPTLRPPGHQPTLLPVSAPRTPSSAGTPAPELKPTVKGTAIAVGLNSVKISCQNEAVYQYHVTFSPEVECRSTRFAMLKEHQAVTGDVTAFDGSILYLPKLLPQPVSLKAQRRSDSEEITITIQITKVLEPSSDLCVPFYNVVFRRVMRILDMKPIGRNFFEPDQATVLQHYRLQIWPGYSVSIRKKDGGLFLLVDTIHKVIHSDSILNVMHTIYRQSLNSFQEECFKQLVGSVVITRYNNRTYHINDIDWNKTPRDSFTLFSGEEITFVDYYSKAYGITIRELDQPLLVHRPREKQTSDGKRQLDLVLLVPELTFMTGVREMRKDSRMVKDLMKEMLQSPKQHYTCLASLLRRIKDNPEASQELMRWGLSLDPDIHRTQGRILPAERINLRHSSFIPVEDLRWSKEVTREASISAIAMNYWLLVYPKRLQDVAKTLVATMESICGPIGMRVSHPTVVELKDDRIETYAKTIQSVLSSEDKVQLLLCIISSSREDLYRAIKKLCCVQSPVPSQVINVQSLSGQPGKLRTVVQKVLLQMNCKLGGELWGVDIPLKQLMVIGMDIYHSRSKGMRSVIGFVASMNHILTRWYSRVVFQMPHQEIADSLQLCLANALRQFHEMNHCLPKKIVIYRDGVSDSQLDTVLKYEIPQMQKCFKTFENYQPSMVVVVVQKQISTNFYTVEEEQFVSPPPGTVIDHTVTSLDWQDFFLVAHRSRQGCSIPTRYICVLNTANLSFEHLQRLTFKLCHLYWNWPGTIRVPAPCKYAHKLAFLSGHILHHEPSTQLCDKLFFL; this is encoded by the exons atgctgtTCAAAGGCAGAGGGAACACGCTGCCCGGCCCCCCCATGAGACACCCCACTGTGCCGTTCCGTGGAAAGCCCGGTACCACTGCTGTGCCCACCCTGCGCCCACCGGGACATCAGCCCACTCTGCTGCCTGTGTCTGCCCCACGGACCCCCTCATCTGCGGGCACACC GGCACCAGAGCTGAAGCCGACGGTGAAGGGAACTGCCATAGCCGTGGGGCTGAACTCGGTTAAAATCTCCTGCCAGAACGAAGCTGTCTACCAGTACCACGTTACCTTCAG CCCAGAGGTGGAGTGCAGGAGCACACGCTTCGCCATGCTGAAGGAGCACCAGGCGGTGACAGGGGATGTGACTGCGTTTGATGGCTCCATCCTCTACCTGCCCAAACTGCTCCCCCAG CCTGTCAGCCTGAAGGCTCAGAGGAGGAGCGACAGTGAGGAGATCACCATCACCATCCAGATAACCAAGGTCCTTGAGCCCAGCTCGGATCTCTGCGTCCCCTTTTACAATGTGGTTTTCCGAAG GGTGATGAGAATCTTGGATATGAAGCCCATTGGGAGAAATTTCTTTGAACCTGACCAGGCCACCGTGTTACAGCATTACAG GCTGCAGATTTGGCCGGGATACTCTGTCAGCATCCGAAAGAAGGACGGTGGCCTCTTCCTCTTGGTCGATACCATCCACAAAGTTATCCACAGTGATTCCATCCTGAACGTCAT GCATACCATCTACAGGCAAAGTCTCAACAGCTTTCAGGAGGAGTGCTTCAAGCAGCTGGTGGGCAGCGTGGTCATCACCCGCTACAACAACCGCACCTACCACATCAACGACATCGACTGGAACAAGACCCCAAGGGACAGTTTCACCCTGTTCAGCGGTGAGGAGATCACCTTTGTGGACTACTACAG CAAAGCTTATGGGATCACCATCAGGGAGCTGGACCAGCCGCTGCTTGTCCACAGGCCCAGGGAAAAACAGACGTCGGATGGGAAG cgTCAGCTGGACCTGGTGCTGCTCGTGCCAGAGCTCACCTTCATGACCGGGGTCCGCGAGATGAGGAAGGACAGTCGAATGGTGAAG GACTTGATGAAGGAGATGCTGCAGAGCCCCAAGCAGCACTACACGTGTCTCGCCAGCCTCCTGCGCAGGATCAAGGACAACCCAGAGGCCTCGCAGGAGCTGATGCgctgggggctcagcctggaCCCAGACATCCACAGG ACCCAAGGCCGAATCCTGCCCGCGGAGAGGATCAACCTGCGGCACAGCTCCTTCATCCCCGTCGAGGACCTGAGGTGGAGCAAGGAAGTCACGAGAGAAGCCTCCATCTCAGCG ATTGCCATGAATTACTGGCTGCTGGTTTACCCGAAGCGCTTGCAGGACGTGGCAAAGACTTTGGTGGCCACCATGGAGAGCATCTGCGGCCCCATCGGCATGCGTGTCAGCCATCCCACCGTGGTGGAGCTGAAGGATGACCGCATCGAGACCTATGCCAAGACTATCCAAAGCGTTTTGAGTAGCGAG GACAAGGTGCAGCTGCTCCTGTGCATAATCTCCAGCAGCCGGGAGGATTTGTACAGGGCCATCAAgaagctgtgctgtgtgcagtCCCCGGTACCCTCCCAG gtCATCAACGTGCAGTCCCTTTCAGGCCAGCCGGGCAAGCTGAGGACCGTGGTCCAGAAAGTTCTGCTGCAGATGAACTGCAAGCTGGGAGGCGAGCTCTGGGGGGTCGACATCCCCCTG aAACAGCTGATGGTGATCGGCATGGACATCTACCACAGCCGCAGCAAAGGGATGCGCTCCGTCATCGGCTTCGTGGCCAGCATGAACCA CATCCTCACCAGGTGGTACTCCAGGGTGGTCTTCCAGATGCCGCATCAAGAGATCGCCGacagcctgcagctctgcctggccaaTGCCCTCCGGCAGTTTCACGAG ATGAACCACTGCTTGCCCAAGAAGATTGTCATATACAGGGACGGCGTGTCCGACAGCCAGCTCGACACCGTGCTCAAGTACGAGATCCCGCAGATGCAGAAGTGCTTCAAGACCTTTGAGAATTACCAGCCCAGCATGGTGGTCGTGGTGGTGCAGAAGCAAATCAGCACCAACTTTTACACCGTGGAGGAGGAGCAGTTCGTGTCCCCTCCTCCAGGGACCGTCATTGACCACACAGTCACCAGCTTGGACTG GCAGGATTTCTTTTTGGTGGCCCATCGCTCTCGCCaaggctgcagcatccccacgCGTTACATCTGCGTGTTGAACACGGCCAACCTCAGCTTCGAGCACCTGCAGAG GTTAACTTTCAAGCTCTGTCACTTGTACTGGAACTGGCCGGGCACCATCCGGGTCCCAGCGCCCTGCAAGTACGCACACAAGCTGGCCTTCCTCTCGGGACACATCCTGCACCACgagcccagcacccagctctgcgACAAGCTCTTCTTCCTGTAA